A window of bacterium genomic DNA:
GCCAGTCCCTCGCCCTCAAAAGCGTCTGCGCCCAGTGGCAGGTGCGGGCCGTGCACCTCGAGAGGTGAACAGGTAACGAGTACCACGGCTCGCTCGCGATCGATCTGATCGAACTGCTTCTTGTTGAGCGTTTCCCAGAGTTGCAGCCGTGGTGCGGACATCGCGGGCTTCTCCTGTGAGCGCGGGGGCAATGCACTCGGGTTCCATGGGATACTAACCCGAGTGTACCGTGTTTGGGGTGGGGTCCAGAAGTGAGCCAGTCCGTCGTCGAAAAACCGCTCGATGCAGCGCTCGTGCGCAAGGCGAAGCGAATTCACCGAACGTTGGATCGACTCTATCCGGACCTGGAGGCTCCCGGTCCCCATCCGCGTCCCTACCAGTTACTGGTTTCGGTCGTGCTCTCGGCCCAGTGTACGGACAAGCGAGTGGCGGCCGTTCGGCCGACTCTGTTCGCGCGCGCCTCGACGCCCGAGGAGATGGCGCAGGTCTCCATTCCCGAGATCGAGAAGATCATCCGGCCGCTGGGTCTTTCCGAACGCAAGTCCCGGGCGATCTCGACGCTTTCGAAGCTTCTACTCGAACGCCACGCTGGGCAGGTGCCCCGGAGTTACCCTGAGCTTCAAGCCCTGCCGGGCGTGGGGCGCAAGTCGGCCGGGATCATGATGAGCCAGGGTTTCGGGCTCGAGGCCTTTCCCGTCGATACGCACATTCACCGACTGGCGGCGCGCTGGGGACTGAGTTCGGGGAAGAACGTGCGTCAGACCGAGCGCGATCTCATGAGGCTCTACCCCTCATCCGCCTGGAACCGACTTCACCTGCAAATCATCTACTTTGGTCGCGAGCACTGTCCGGCCCGCGGACACGATCCCGCCGGTTGCCCGATCTGTTCCTGGGCAGGCGGCGGCGAGCTTGCGCAGTAGCCGGAGTCTTCTGGTGTAAGCTGTCCGCTGCTTACTCCGAATCGTCGGCCAGTCGAGGAGAACAAGAGATGAGCGACGCCCCTCCGGCCGCACCCGGCGGCGATATCCTCAACCAGTTGTTCAGCGCAAAGCCTCCCGAGACACCTCTGGAGATGCGAGAGATGCTTGCGAGCTTCGCCGGTATGATCAACGTCGATCTGCCGGAGGTCGGCGCTTTTCACGAAGGCGTGCTCGTGCGCGAAATCGATGGCGAGCGCGTGACGGCGGACATCGTCGTGCCCACGGGCAAGGGTCCACATCCAGTTCTGGTCTATCTGCACGGCGGCGGCTGGATTTGCGGCAGTCCCCTCACGCATCGCAAGCTCGCCTATCGCTTTGCCGAGGCCGGCTATCTGGTCATCAACGTCGACTATCGACTCGCACCCGAAGCGC
This region includes:
- a CDS encoding endonuclease III, which codes for MRKAKRIHRTLDRLYPDLEAPGPHPRPYQLLVSVVLSAQCTDKRVAAVRPTLFARASTPEEMAQVSIPEIEKIIRPLGLSERKSRAISTLSKLLLERHAGQVPRSYPELQALPGVGRKSAGIMMSQGFGLEAFPVDTHIHRLAARWGLSSGKNVRQTERDLMRLYPSSAWNRLHLQIIYFGREHCPARGHDPAGCPICSWAGGGELAQ